The nucleotide window TGTGTGATAGGTTCAATAATCTCATTATTATCAATATCTTCGTGATCAGAGTCTACTGTCTCAATCTCTAGTTCCTGCTCAATCGATTCAATTATCAAAAGTTTTCCTTGCTTGCAACGATGCTCCATATtccacttttcatcacaatgTTAGGACAAACCCTTTGTCGATCGTTCTTTGAGTTCCTCTTGGGTTAGTCTTATagtattatgattatgattaggAATGGTTGAAGTAGTTGACTTATACTAGTCACCTGTCTATTAACACTCTTGGTTCGACGGTTTTTCATGTTAATTTTTTCTTCATACAATCGTGCAAAAAAAATTGCAActgtcatagtgcgaggttggcaagccttaacttcacaatGAATGTTTGAATTAAGACCTTCAATGAATGTTCCCACTAATTGCCTTTCAGACCAATCTTTAGCCCGATTTGATAGTCGTTCAAATAGACTTTGATACTCTAGCACAATAAGTCTAACGAATTTTGACAAGCTacccatcaatattctcatatttagATGGTCCACAACGAATAATAAACCATTTCTTAAATTGCTCCCATGAGGGAGCGAGAGCTCCAtgacaagtttcataccaatcatatcatTGAATAGCATCCACATCTAGTTGGATTGAAGCCATTTCAACTTTAGAATCTTCTTGAGTTTtatgaaagcaaaaaaaattcTCTGCTTTAGAAATACAAtaagtcggatctccatcttcccatctaggaaattcTACTTTCATGCGAGGGTAGCCATTATCATGCTCTTAATAACCTCTTCATGTGACCTCAGATCAATCTAGTTGTTTACTGGCAGAAGTCGAGCTtccatcttattgatttttgCTAAAACTCTCGAGCAAACTCTTTTTGCAATCATTGAGAGTTTCTTGCAGCCTGCTCTCAATTTTTgcttccaaggcttcaaattgtgATTTCATAGAATTATCAGTAATCGTTCCATATGATTGTAGATCTATAATTCCTAAATCGGTTTTTATTTTAGGTCAAGGGCATGAGCACTGCTTGGCATTGAAGGTGAAATCGTCGTTAGCGGCGCAAGCGTTGAGGCCTGTGACGATGTGGGAGAGGAGAATGAGGGAACGTCGAGGAAACGCAGCAAGAACTTTGGGAACACGTTGGCGACATGGCCGTCAGGGCCTATGGCGACGTCAAAGAGGAGATTAAGAGAACACCGAGGAAATGCTGTAAGAACTTTACGAAcgatgctctaataccaaatgataaaactCTATGGATTTATCTAAGAAAATAGATAGGGATTTGATCGTTTCGAGAGGATCAACCTCCAACTAGCCAAAGGCTTTGAGTTGTATTTAATTGCTTGAGAAAAATAACTaaagacattatatatatatatatatataatccttaaTCAACTAGGACTATGATTTCTAATaaaggaaataaataaaatagCAATCCTTAATTGGCTATATCAAAGGACTCCTACCATAATTAGGAAAACTCAAAACTAAataagaatagaaaaataaaaactaatatcaaatccctaaaattaaggAATCCTAACAAGGAGCTGGACTAGGCACTGGGCTAAATAGGTAAATTACATGATCATAATCCAACATGGACAACTTAAATGCAAATCCACATAGTAATGCTACTTGCAATTTTATAGTTTCCTAATGACATAAATCTAATGCATACAGCTCCAACCAATATGAGGTCTAGGTGGGCCAATATGCACGACCTTATCCTCAAAAGAAAAGAGGTTGTCTCCCTGACTTAAATGCTGGGCGATCAGGTTGCGAAGGAGCAATTTCACGATACCAACAAGGTTTTCCTCTGGTTTTGTTTTTACTAATTTCTCCAAATTTGTCATTAAGAATGACTGACATAAATAAACATACGAGATATAAGTTTCTAGCTTGCTACACAATTTAATAAAGACCAGATATTTTCAAAACTATATTGATGGTAGGTTATTAAAGATTGGCATTCTCAAATCACCTGCACCATTGGAAATTCCGGTGAAGTATACGTCCAGCAATATTTGTCATCAAGAGATGATTGATGTCCTGCACACTCATTTGTGATAGAAGTACTTTTTCCATGTGCTGATCTGGAATAGCCCATCCGAAAACGTACAGATTTGGCAGAGTAGATGGGATGACCATACTGAAAAAATGCTGAATAAAAAGGCCAATTAAACATAATCGCTGAGAAAGAACATTGACAATAGGAAATGTCACAAAGACAAACCTCTGAATGGCTGTATCTTTATCTCCTCGACGAGACAGATATTTGCAACCAGCCTGTACGTCAGACTCTCCGGTACTCCAGGATTTCTCTGTCCCCCACTCGACCAATAAGAAGGCCTACGGTCCACCATTTCACTGGGTTCTAAAGTATTCTCAATGCTCTCATCTGGAAAATTATCGGTGCTGGAAGCACAGATCGCCTGATTAATGCAGTCTCTTTTACCTTTAGGTGAACCAAGACAATGACCTAAGTACAGATACACTCGGTGTTCTCTCCCCAGGTTTTCCAATTCAGCAACAGCACTAGATCCTACTTCTGTAGTGTTGGAACTGCTACTTACTTCAGCAACGCGAGCAAAATTTGACACCTCAGGAAAAATCCTTAAGCATAAACTTTTGCCAAAACTATTTGCAATAACTGCAATATATGTTGAACTGCTGCTTCAGAATTAAATATGAATATAAAATTCTATCACAGAAGACCATGATTCTCAGTACTAAATGTGCAGTGTTGCAAATAAAGTAGTTATGGAAAACAATTATTAACTGTGCATTACAAATTAAGGTAATTACAGAAAACAATATCAACTTTATTGAGTGAAAAAATAACGTAGAACATGTTTGCTTAAGGTCCTAGTCAAGACTTTTAAATCTAGATCCATGTAAAAACGGGCTTCAAGTCAATTTGGATTGTATTTTTCACACTATCAAGTGGGATAAAGGAAAATTTTCAGACCTGACAGAGAGTTTTGGCTAGGAGACTTTAGTCCTACAGAAACATATAGTAATATGTTACTGGTCAAAACTTTCACAAAAATAATTAAATCCAACCATTTAACAAAATTGCTATTATCCCATTTTCACAAGATAAAAATTTTAGTGTATTAGGGCAAGTCCAACATAAGTTGCCATGTGTTGGCCACACATTAGCAAAAAGTTGAATGCTTGATGCTTTATTGAATGGGTTATTGTAGGCCACCAAGCCATTGTTACCTAACTTCTATCTCTATCCTTCTCCCCTCTCTTATCCTGCAGACATAAACCTCGTCTCCTGATTTTCCTTGTAACTCTGCAGCTAGCATACAGTTATTATTGTTTCAACTACACATAGTTTGTAGTAGAAGACCCACTCTTGCTAGTACTAGCTCCTTACGTAGGGTGCACTAAGCTGTCCACAAGTGAGCCATCTGCAAGCCTTTTTGTAGGGGACTTGTGATTTAAAATGCCACATATTGCATTGACAAATTAGGTTGCAAGCCAAAATTAAATTTCGATACCCCTTCCCCCTCATGTTGCCTCCTTACATGTTGTCTCCATCTCATCCTCTTAACTTAACCTGCACAGTCACTGGTGCCTCCTTCCTTTCAAGCACCGATCTACATCTTCTCCGTCTTAGTTGAAACTTCAAAACAATTATATACCATGCGGATCCAAATGGCTGTGTCTGCAACTATCAATTATATCATCTGCTCTTCTCTGTAACTGCTACTTCCAGCCATTTCTAATTGCAAGCCCCACTTTGTGAAACCACAAGAATCCCATCATCAAGTGTTACATTCCTTCACTAATTTGGGTGCCTTATTATCCTTTTAGTCTCAAAATCTAACAGTCTAGTTGAATGGAGAAGAATCACCATTATGATGCCTTAGACCACTATtacctgaagaagaagaaaaaaactatTTTCTAGATAACGTGATCTCCTATCACTTATTTACATAATTACACTTAGTAAAGTGATTACAATAAAATATTTGCTTCCTAAGCTAAGAAGACATATCgatcatatatcaaaagtcatCATTGAGAAACTTCTCGAACTTGAGGTGTTCAGCGCGCACCCTGAGGTGATAATATCCGGCCATTTTTTTGCCTGTAAATTTTGAACTACTTCTAGGTCAGAGAAAACCTCAATTGAGCAAAATGATCAAAATTAACGAACCAAATAACATCACTACGTCTTCCCCATCCATCACCTTCCAACAAACAACAATCATGATCGATTCTATTGGCGGCACAGAAAACGGCGACTCACCAAACTGGCGCCAGGATTGGGACACGGCGCTGACCCGCACGAGATCAGCCGGATCGTCCAGGAGCATGAGAACCGCCGTGGAGGCGTCCGGTCCCAGCCATTCCAAGAAATCCCAGCGACCCTCCATCGCGAACGACCAGCTCCCCGCGACTCAACCCAATCGTACCCAAAAGGACGAATTGGAGAGAAGGGCGAGGAATTTTACCGGGAGATGGCGTTGAAGCAGATCCACGGCGAGGGACGAGCGGCGAGGGAGGAGAAGCCCTACACCGGAGCGAGAGATCATGAATCCTCGAGAGATCGCGAGAGAGGCGACGGGAGAGAAGACGAATGAGGGTTTACAGCGCGCCTTTTATCGTCACGGAAACTTTCGCGTAAATTCGGCGTCAATAACCGAAATATCAAATATGCTTACTCCTCGTTGGAAACAGTATTCTTATGTTTGATCATGTgactccatctgatcaagatcatAAAATATACGGTTGGGATTTAACTAAGCACATCGGGAAAGTAAGTTGCAAGAGTTTCCTACCTTAGCACCTAAATTACGTACGTATCCCTAATGACGTATTCGAACACAATGCATATCcacataatttaatattttattgtgCTCCTATTAATTCGAATACTTATTTTATTACACTAATGAAGATTTAATTTCACCATAATAATTAGCACCTTAAAATTTACATTTTTGGGATCATTtcctaattaataaatataaaaacaaaGTTTGCCACTAAAGAAAATGATTTGGTGTTCAACAATCCCTAAATATTTGGATCGCCTGATCCCAAAATTGTGTGTCCACTATCCAACATGAATGGATAAGGACGAACATAAATgtataaattaagaaaataattatttaaggTGGACAGTGTTCATTGTTTATTCTTTCAGATTAGAAGCCCTCAACAAATCTTTCTATTTTCTTATTGCAACAGTAGTTGGCTAATTGATACCACCAAACATGAATGATTCTGACTGAACAAACATTGAGCTCATGAATTCACAAGTGATCCACATACAAGCAGGTTTGTGTTCAGTTCCTATTTCAAATCCAAAGAATATAACATCATCTCaaattatgtatgcaatatt belongs to Musa acuminata AAA Group cultivar baxijiao chromosome BXJ1-11, Cavendish_Baxijiao_AAA, whole genome shotgun sequence and includes:
- the LOC103972059 gene encoding F-box protein At4g00755 isoform X2; the encoded protein is MEGRWDFLEWLGPDASTAVLMLLDDPADLVRVSAVSQSWRQFVSSSSNTTEVGSSAVAELENLGREHRVYLYLGHCLGSPKGKRDCINQAICASSTDNFPDESIENTLEPSEMVDRRPSYWSSGGQRNPGVPESLTYRLVANICLVEEIKIQPFRAFFQYGHPIYSAKSVRFRMGYSRSAHGKSTSITNECAGHQSSLDDKYCWTYTSPEFPMVQENVLQSFKLPNPVICIGGILRIELLGRVQRQAMDDLYYICVCHVQVIGRPLSPALDLDIHEGTGSLVLKYFPHASSCKTSEGSSADEAGEPSSWRSFAVRLRHLRAVRRWNQAILSTLLGPIQFSDDDGDDDDYDDGLEEETSV
- the LOC103972059 gene encoding F-box protein At4g00755 isoform X1, whose amino-acid sequence is MEGRWDFLEWLGPDASTAVLMLLDDPADLVRVSAVSQSWRQFVIANSFGKSLCLRIFPEVSNFARVAEVSSSSNTTEVGSSAVAELENLGREHRVYLYLGHCLGSPKGKRDCINQAICASSTDNFPDESIENTLEPSEMVDRRPSYWSSGGQRNPGVPESLTYRLVANICLVEEIKIQPFRAFFQYGHPIYSAKSVRFRMGYSRSAHGKSTSITNECAGHQSSLDDKYCWTYTSPEFPMVQENVLQSFKLPNPVICIGGILRIELLGRVQRQAMDDLYYICVCHVQVIGRPLSPALDLDIHEGTGSLVLKYFPHASSCKTSEGSSADEAGEPSSWRSFAVRLRHLRAVRRWNQAILSTLLGPIQFSDDDGDDDDYDDGLEEETSV